The Corynebacterium comes genome window below encodes:
- the phoU gene encoding phosphate signaling complex protein PhoU, with translation MRIAYREHLDNFSHDLIVMCDTVRSIMSDASESLLTASLEPAEHALSTADKLDEVRIRCEDRAVELLALEGPVARDLRQVVSSIYIVEDFARMGALAMHIAKSARRRHPDHALPQPLVGYFQEMARLVSEMGDKTRDILVDPNADVALILNEDDDAVDDLHGYILTMLTQRDWPHSTRAAVDVALLARFYERYADHCVNVAARIVYLSSGLSQDDYIAKKKRDSAEADIEARFAELERQFARRGD, from the coding sequence ATGCGTATCGCCTACCGTGAACATCTGGATAATTTCTCCCATGACCTCATCGTCATGTGCGACACCGTGCGCTCCATCATGTCCGACGCCTCCGAATCGCTGCTGACCGCCTCGCTCGAGCCGGCCGAGCACGCGCTGTCCACCGCCGACAAACTGGATGAGGTCCGCATCCGCTGCGAGGACCGCGCCGTCGAGCTGCTCGCCCTGGAAGGTCCCGTCGCACGCGATCTCCGGCAGGTCGTCTCCTCGATCTACATCGTCGAGGACTTCGCCCGGATGGGCGCGCTGGCCATGCACATCGCCAAGTCCGCACGTCGGCGCCACCCGGACCACGCACTCCCCCAGCCGCTGGTCGGCTATTTCCAGGAAATGGCCCGCCTGGTCAGTGAGATGGGCGACAAGACCCGCGACATCCTCGTCGATCCGAACGCCGACGTGGCACTCATTCTGAACGAGGACGACGACGCGGTCGATGACCTCCACGGCTACATCCTGACCATGCTCACTCAGCGGGACTGGCCCCACTCCACCCGCGCGGCAGTGGATGTCGCCCTCCTCGCGCGCTTCTACGAGCGCTACGCCGACCACTGCGTCAACGTGGCGGCCCGCATCGTCTACCTGAGTTCGGGTCTCAGCCAGGACGACTACATCGCGAAGAAGAAACGCGACAGCGCTGAGGCCGACATTGAGGCGCGCTTCGCCGAGCTGGAACGCCAGTTCGCCCGACGCGGAGACTAG
- a CDS encoding cytochrome P450, translating to MTVDPSGRDPREFGDELLAYPRCPVVHTSSGEVLVAGHAEAVEVATDPQRFSSGVSAHLQLPNGLDGEEHARFRALIDAYLAPAVVDKHEVAFRRIAREVVSQTFSADSVQVDAVSDIGARFAVRAMTAWLGWPTELEEKLIGWVVENFAATRSGDRDRTAAVAAAFDEIIAEVVRPRLEDPAAFDDVTCELVHDTSLGRNLEFPEIVSILRNWTGGDLGSMALSIGVILHGLTHDPTLQERLREGVSRTEFTAIADELLRQDNPFVTNRRVTNCPVTVGGVDLPAGQRVRIHWTAANRDPVRFPEPDGFDPEGNAGHNLVWGAGPHYCPGKPLSILELRALVEELLALARVSPSAAPPTRAVHPVGGWRSLPVELERV from the coding sequence GTGACTGTTGATCCGAGTGGCCGGGATCCGCGCGAATTCGGAGACGAGCTTCTCGCTTACCCGCGGTGTCCGGTCGTGCACACATCCTCAGGGGAGGTGCTGGTGGCCGGGCATGCGGAAGCGGTGGAGGTCGCCACCGACCCGCAGCGGTTCAGCTCCGGGGTCTCCGCACATCTGCAGCTGCCCAACGGGCTCGACGGGGAAGAACACGCGCGCTTCCGCGCGCTGATTGACGCGTATCTGGCCCCCGCGGTCGTGGATAAGCATGAGGTTGCTTTCCGACGCATCGCGCGCGAGGTGGTCAGCCAGACGTTCAGCGCGGACAGCGTGCAGGTGGATGCGGTGTCCGACATCGGGGCCCGTTTCGCGGTGCGGGCGATGACGGCGTGGCTGGGCTGGCCGACCGAGCTGGAGGAGAAGCTCATCGGGTGGGTGGTGGAGAATTTCGCCGCCACGCGATCCGGCGACCGCGATCGGACGGCGGCAGTGGCGGCGGCATTCGATGAGATCATCGCTGAGGTGGTCCGACCCAGGCTGGAGGATCCGGCCGCCTTCGACGACGTCACCTGCGAGCTCGTCCACGACACCAGCCTGGGCCGGAACCTCGAATTCCCGGAGATCGTCTCCATCCTGCGCAACTGGACGGGCGGTGACCTCGGTTCGATGGCCTTGAGCATCGGCGTCATTCTGCACGGTCTGACACACGACCCGACGCTGCAGGAACGACTGCGGGAGGGCGTCTCCCGGACCGAGTTCACCGCTATCGCTGATGAGCTGCTGCGGCAGGACAACCCGTTCGTCACCAATCGCCGGGTGACCAACTGTCCGGTGACGGTGGGAGGCGTGGATCTGCCCGCCGGACAGCGTGTGCGCATCCACTGGACGGCCGCGAACCGGGATCCGGTGAGGTTCCCGGAGCCCGACGGCTTCGATCCGGAGGGCAACGCCGGCCACAACCTGGTGTGGGGGGCCGGTCCCCACTACTGCCCGGGCAAGCCCCTGTCCATCCTCGAGCTGCGGGCGCTGGTGGAGGAACTGCTCGCGCTGGCCCGGGTTTCACCTTCTGCGGCTCCGCCCACCCGCGCCGTGCATCCGGTGGGCGGATGGCGCTCGCTCCCGGTGGAACTGGAACGCGTCTAG
- the pstB gene encoding phosphate ABC transporter ATP-binding protein PstB — translation MSKLELNDVDIFYGDFHAVQSVNLQVPAQAVTAFIGPSGCGKSTVLRTLNRMHEVIPGAYVTGEVLLDGEDIYGSKVDPVAVRNTIGMVFQKANPFPTMSIEDNVVAGLKLSGERNKKKLKEVAEKSLRGANLWEEVKDRLDKPGGGLSGGQQQRLCIARAIAVEPEVLLMDEPCSALDPISTLAVEDLIHELKEEFTIVIVTHNMQQAARVSDKTAFYSLEATGRPGRLVEFGDTKKIFENPDQKETEDYIAGRFG, via the coding sequence ATGTCCAAGCTTGAACTCAACGACGTCGACATTTTCTACGGCGATTTCCACGCCGTCCAGAGCGTCAACCTGCAGGTCCCGGCTCAGGCCGTGACCGCCTTCATCGGCCCGTCCGGCTGCGGAAAGTCCACCGTCCTCCGTACCCTCAACCGCATGCATGAGGTCATTCCCGGCGCCTACGTCACCGGCGAGGTCCTCCTTGACGGGGAGGACATCTACGGATCGAAGGTTGACCCGGTTGCCGTGCGCAACACCATCGGAATGGTCTTCCAGAAGGCCAACCCGTTCCCGACCATGTCCATCGAGGACAACGTCGTCGCCGGCCTGAAGCTCTCCGGTGAGAGGAACAAGAAGAAGCTCAAGGAGGTCGCGGAGAAGTCCCTGCGCGGCGCCAACCTCTGGGAGGAGGTCAAGGACCGTCTGGACAAGCCGGGCGGCGGCCTCTCCGGTGGCCAGCAGCAGCGTCTGTGCATCGCCCGCGCCATCGCGGTCGAGCCGGAGGTTCTCCTCATGGATGAGCCCTGCTCCGCTCTTGACCCGATCTCGACCCTGGCCGTGGAGGACCTCATTCACGAGCTCAAGGAGGAGTTCACCATCGTCATCGTGACCCACAACATGCAGCAGGCTGCCCGTGTGTCCGACAAGACCGCCTTCTACTCCCTCGAGGCCACCGGCAGGCCCGGCCGTCTCGTCGAGTTCGGTGACACGAAGAAGATCTTCGAGAACCCGGACCAGAAGGAGACCGAGGACTACATCGCCGGTCGTTTCGGATAA
- the pstA gene encoding phosphate ABC transporter permease PstA — MTNNVSSLAPATARLESESVFSGISSRRKSTNTLATFLVYATMFIAMIPLVWVLWTVLSRGIAPILTPDWWTSSQQGVLYHSPGGGALHAIVGTVMQTMVASVLSIPIGLFTAIYLVEYANGNRLGRITTFMVDILTGVPSIVAALFIFTTWITLFGFERSGMAVALSLVLLMVPVVVRNTEEMLRVVPMDLREASYALGVPKWKTIAKIVLPTALSGIVTGIMLSIARVMGESAPVLILVGSTQAMNWDSMSGPQSSLPLMMLDMYKAGTSPAVLDKLWGAALTLVLIIALLNIGARLISAKFSVKQ; from the coding sequence ATGACCAACAACGTCAGCTCCCTTGCACCCGCGACCGCCAGGCTGGAATCCGAGAGCGTCTTCTCGGGCATCTCCTCCCGGCGTAAGTCAACCAACACCCTGGCCACGTTCCTGGTGTACGCCACCATGTTCATCGCGATGATCCCGCTGGTGTGGGTCCTCTGGACCGTCCTGTCCCGCGGCATCGCGCCGATCCTGACCCCCGACTGGTGGACCAGCTCCCAGCAGGGCGTGCTCTACCACTCGCCCGGTGGCGGTGCCCTGCACGCCATCGTCGGCACGGTCATGCAGACCATGGTCGCCTCGGTCCTGTCCATCCCGATCGGCCTGTTCACCGCGATTTACCTGGTCGAATACGCAAACGGCAACCGACTCGGCCGCATCACCACCTTCATGGTGGACATCCTGACCGGTGTCCCCTCCATCGTCGCGGCGCTGTTCATCTTCACCACCTGGATCACCCTGTTCGGCTTCGAGCGTTCCGGTATGGCCGTCGCCCTGTCGCTGGTTCTGCTGATGGTCCCCGTGGTCGTCCGTAACACCGAGGAAATGCTCCGCGTCGTTCCGATGGACCTGCGTGAGGCTTCCTATGCTCTGGGTGTGCCGAAGTGGAAGACCATCGCGAAGATCGTCCTGCCGACGGCGCTGTCCGGCATCGTCACCGGAATCATGCTGTCCATCGCCCGCGTCATGGGTGAGTCCGCGCCGGTGCTGATCCTCGTGGGCTCCACGCAGGCGATGAACTGGGACTCGATGAGCGGCCCGCAGTCCTCCCTGCCGCTGATGATGCTCGACATGTACAAGGCAGGAACCTCTCCGGCCGTCCTGGACAAGCTGTGGGGCGCAGCCCTCACCCTGGTCCTCATCATCGCGCTGCTCAACATCGGCGCCCGACTCATCTCAGCGAAGTTCTCGGTCAAGCAGTAG
- the pstC gene encoding phosphate ABC transporter permease subunit PstC, producing MASNRPPAEGQVTKAGTPVIADSVASNGNSRQPNTLDHSGLKTSGGVKRPGDRIFEYLSTASATFITVLIAAIGAFLIWRAVPSLSRNAEGLLGFFTYTGPWNTTNTEAMQFGIPNLFAVTVLISVVALLIAMPIALGIAIFLSNYAPKRAVKPIGYLVDMLAAVPSIVYGLWGWQVLGPALSNFYIWMHSWAGGFFLFTTYSNSPSFATGRNILTGGIVLAVMILPVIAATAREVFIQTPRGQIEAALALGATRWEVVRMTVLPFGLSGYISGSMLGLGRALGETMALYMVVSPSSSFRFSLFDGGTTFATAIANAAPEFNDDIRAGAYIAAGLVLFLLTFVVNSIARAIVAKK from the coding sequence ATGGCAAGCAATCGTCCGCCCGCAGAGGGGCAGGTGACCAAGGCCGGAACGCCCGTCATCGCCGACTCCGTGGCATCCAACGGAAACTCCCGTCAGCCGAACACGCTGGATCACTCAGGCCTTAAGACGTCCGGTGGCGTCAAGCGTCCCGGTGACCGGATTTTCGAGTACCTGTCCACCGCATCCGCCACCTTCATCACCGTCCTCATCGCCGCGATCGGTGCCTTCCTCATCTGGCGCGCCGTCCCGTCGCTGAGCCGCAACGCAGAGGGTCTGCTCGGATTCTTCACCTACACCGGCCCCTGGAACACCACCAACACCGAGGCGATGCAGTTCGGTATCCCGAACCTGTTCGCGGTGACCGTGCTCATCTCTGTGGTGGCGCTGCTCATCGCCATGCCGATTGCACTCGGCATCGCGATCTTCCTCTCGAACTACGCGCCGAAGCGGGCGGTCAAGCCGATCGGTTACCTGGTCGACATGCTCGCCGCCGTGCCGTCCATCGTCTACGGCCTGTGGGGTTGGCAGGTCCTCGGTCCTGCGCTGTCCAACTTCTACATCTGGATGCACAGCTGGGCCGGCGGATTCTTCCTGTTCACCACCTACTCCAACTCCCCGTCCTTCGCCACGGGTCGAAACATCCTCACGGGTGGCATCGTCCTGGCAGTGATGATCCTCCCGGTCATCGCCGCGACCGCCCGTGAGGTCTTCATCCAGACCCCGCGGGGTCAGATCGAGGCCGCTCTCGCGCTGGGCGCCACCCGTTGGGAGGTCGTCCGCATGACGGTGCTGCCTTTCGGTCTCTCCGGCTACATCTCCGGCTCCATGCTGGGACTCGGCCGTGCGCTGGGTGAGACCATGGCTCTCTACATGGTCGTCTCCCCGTCCTCGTCGTTCCGCTTCTCCCTGTTCGACGGCGGCACGACATTCGCCACCGCCATCGCGAACGCCGCCCCCGAGTTCAACGATGACATCCGCGCCGGCGCATACATCGCCGCAGGTCTGGTGCTGTTCCTCCTGACCTTCGTCGTCAACTCCATCGCCCGAGCAATCGTGGCCAAGAAGTAG
- the pstS gene encoding phosphate ABC transporter substrate-binding protein PstS, with product MIRNFKRTAAILGVIAAGSVTLVACGDSDNGSTTETTAAAIEGLSGTTGQLVGEGASSQQNAMDYFGQKYQEAVSGATLAYTASGSGSGRTNFVGGQVAFAGSDSPLKDDQIAPAAERCEGNDAWHLPFVIGPVAIAYNLEGVEELNLSIDTVAKIFKGEITNWNDEAIAAENEGVELPDTTISVVYRSDESGTTDNFQKFLGAAAGDVWETEGQVFPSAVGEGANGSNGVASQVSAIDGGITYVEAGFATQQGLGVANLDFGAGPVALNTDSVGVALDNLEFASEGHDMVVDTDALFASDAEGSYPLILTTYEIVCSAGYDETTSAMVKDFLTVALESQDQGLADLGYIPVTGVHAERLAEAVEAIQ from the coding sequence GTGATCCGCAACTTCAAGCGCACCGCTGCCATCCTGGGCGTCATCGCCGCCGGCTCCGTCACCCTGGTCGCCTGTGGCGACTCCGACAACGGCTCCACCACCGAAACCACCGCAGCCGCCATTGAGGGTCTGTCGGGCACCACCGGCCAGCTCGTGGGCGAGGGTGCTTCTTCCCAGCAGAACGCCATGGACTACTTCGGCCAGAAGTACCAGGAAGCCGTTTCCGGCGCCACCCTCGCCTACACCGCATCCGGCTCCGGCTCCGGCCGCACCAACTTCGTCGGTGGCCAGGTCGCCTTCGCGGGCTCCGACTCCCCGCTGAAGGACGATCAGATTGCTCCGGCTGCAGAGCGTTGCGAGGGCAACGACGCATGGCACCTGCCCTTCGTCATCGGCCCGGTCGCCATCGCCTACAACCTGGAGGGCGTCGAGGAGCTGAACCTCTCCATCGACACCGTCGCCAAGATCTTCAAGGGCGAGATCACCAACTGGAACGACGAGGCCATCGCCGCCGAGAACGAGGGCGTCGAGCTTCCGGACACCACGATCTCCGTCGTCTACCGCTCCGACGAGTCCGGCACCACCGACAACTTCCAGAAGTTCCTCGGCGCAGCCGCAGGCGACGTCTGGGAGACCGAGGGTCAGGTCTTCCCGTCCGCAGTGGGCGAGGGTGCCAACGGCTCCAACGGTGTCGCCTCCCAGGTTTCCGCCATCGACGGCGGCATCACCTACGTTGAGGCCGGCTTCGCCACCCAGCAGGGCCTGGGCGTCGCCAACCTCGACTTCGGTGCCGGCCCGGTCGCTCTGAACACTGACTCCGTCGGTGTCGCGCTGGACAACCTGGAGTTCGCGAGCGAGGGTCACGACATGGTCGTCGACACCGATGCTCTCTTCGCCTCCGATGCTGAGGGCTCCTACCCGCTCATCCTCACCACCTACGAGATCGTCTGCTCCGCAGGCTACGACGAGACCACCTCCGCCATGGTCAAGGACTTCCTGACCGTCGCCCTGGAGTCCCAGGACCAGGGTCTCGCCGACCTGGGTTACATCCCGGTCACCGGTGTCCACGCTGAGCGTCTGGCTGAGGCCGTCGAGGCTATCCAGTAG
- the mshD gene encoding mycothiol synthase, with translation MKIEPCDLPTRPDLVDGARTLLLDAARADGVDAFSEQFVLGITDARLGHRHVLALDGERLLGLAACDDASCELVVAPGARRRGVATALLSELEGRDVWAHGNLPAARSLAEKHGRTMTRRLLVMAVEGEALREAARFEPRGDVEALDLVESVERFGRDAVEEAWLSANNEAFSWHPEQGGWDRERLSRAQEADWFAEEDVLFLWAVGEPVMAGFHWTKWHTEETPAFGEVYVVGLASAFRGRGLGDPLLRLGLAHMVGKGAQRVILYVEAENVPAVRVYQNLGFGISEEHAVWSQV, from the coding sequence ATGAAGATAGAGCCCTGTGACCTGCCCACTCGCCCCGATCTCGTTGACGGCGCCCGGACCCTGCTTCTCGACGCCGCCCGCGCCGACGGCGTCGACGCCTTCTCCGAGCAGTTCGTCCTCGGGATCACCGACGCCCGCCTGGGTCACCGACATGTCCTCGCTCTCGACGGTGAGCGGCTCCTCGGCCTGGCGGCGTGTGACGACGCCTCATGCGAGCTGGTCGTCGCCCCCGGGGCGCGCAGGCGGGGAGTGGCGACCGCACTTCTTTCTGAACTGGAGGGAAGGGACGTGTGGGCCCACGGCAATCTGCCCGCCGCGCGTTCACTGGCGGAGAAACACGGCCGGACCATGACCCGCCGACTGCTGGTCATGGCGGTGGAGGGGGAGGCGCTGCGGGAGGCGGCCCGCTTCGAGCCGCGGGGGGACGTCGAGGCGCTCGACCTCGTTGAATCCGTCGAGCGTTTCGGACGGGACGCGGTGGAAGAGGCGTGGCTGTCGGCCAACAACGAGGCATTCTCCTGGCATCCCGAGCAGGGTGGTTGGGACCGTGAGCGACTGTCCCGGGCGCAGGAGGCCGACTGGTTCGCGGAGGAGGACGTCCTGTTCCTGTGGGCGGTGGGTGAGCCGGTGATGGCGGGTTTCCACTGGACGAAATGGCACACGGAGGAGACGCCCGCCTTCGGCGAGGTCTACGTGGTGGGTCTGGCCTCCGCGTTCCGTGGGCGCGGCCTGGGGGACCCGCTGCTGCGTCTGGGACTGGCACACATGGTGGGGAAGGGGGCGCAACGGGTGATCTTGTATGTGGAAGCTGAGAATGTGCCGGCCGTTCGGGTGTACCAGAACCTGGGATTCGGCATCTCGGAGGAGCACGCGGTGTGGTCGCAGGTCTGA
- a CDS encoding LmeA family phospholipid-binding protein, with protein sequence MYVPRLPLILLTVLAVLFGGGWLADSIAASRVERHISAAVEKQSGLEVSPRVNVGGVPYLAALVTGEIPTVSVHALDVDVAGLGMVNAQTELNKITVTREQVLSGEIAGSPASSFTRTIRLDGVALGRLLGITDLDIANPYDISPAGGAAAEAQLTGTPFNRREPSTVIVDLRLVGDEFHMTPRELIDAPADLSPAEADAIRAAFAFTLNTRTLPLAGRASRVNMSGGSIFFEAERHNVTVRLADLSPVDASGTG encoded by the coding sequence GTGTACGTTCCCCGTCTGCCACTCATCCTCCTCACCGTTCTCGCGGTCCTGTTCGGGGGCGGCTGGCTGGCCGACAGCATCGCCGCCTCCAGGGTTGAGCGGCACATTTCCGCGGCCGTCGAGAAGCAGTCCGGCCTCGAGGTCAGCCCCCGCGTCAATGTCGGGGGCGTGCCCTACCTGGCGGCGCTCGTGACCGGGGAGATCCCGACGGTGAGCGTGCATGCGCTCGACGTCGACGTCGCCGGACTCGGGATGGTCAACGCACAGACGGAACTCAACAAGATCACGGTCACCCGCGAGCAGGTCCTCAGCGGCGAGATCGCCGGATCGCCGGCGTCCTCCTTCACGCGGACCATCCGTCTGGACGGCGTGGCCCTCGGGCGGCTGCTGGGCATCACGGACCTGGACATCGCCAACCCCTACGACATCTCGCCCGCCGGTGGCGCCGCGGCCGAAGCACAACTCACCGGAACACCCTTCAATCGACGTGAACCGTCGACCGTCATCGTGGACCTACGCCTGGTGGGCGACGAGTTCCACATGACCCCCCGGGAGCTTATCGACGCCCCCGCGGACCTCTCCCCCGCCGAGGCCGACGCCATCCGCGCGGCCTTCGCCTTCACCCTGAACACCAGGACGCTGCCGCTCGCGGGGCGTGCCAGCAGAGTGAACATGTCCGGCGGCTCCATCTTCTTCGAGGCGGAACGCCACAACGTCACCGTTCGCCTGGCCGACCTCTCCCCCGTCGACGCGTCCGGTACAGGGTGA
- a CDS encoding diacylglycerol/lipid kinase family protein, producing MRVLLIANPNSTSQSDRLFRRIIPLLRSVKGLRLTGRFTHHSGHAEEICRGLTRQDWDAVVVVGGDGTVHEAVNGLLGPVGGQTRDPRELPVLAVIPTGSANVFARALGFPPDPVASTKRLAELLRADLRRTICLGTWNDRWFAVNAGFGMDADVIARVHDARQHGFAATPLRYLRVSLLVWARARRDPPRIDVHAVGADGRELQLRDVPLFVASNTNPWTFLGPLPVVTNPRNSFDQGLGLFGLTSLRGVRGVASMLHLIGFGHRTFFEDWIRGRTVQFDDAADVELRCRRPQGFQADGEYLGEFAEAVLGSRPNAIEVFAPKQAYPVTRTRWKVLRDSVRILGSLTLYRTRRRGRGRPGER from the coding sequence GTGCGCGTCCTGTTGATAGCGAACCCGAACTCGACCAGCCAGAGCGACCGCCTTTTCCGCCGGATCATCCCGCTGCTGCGCTCGGTCAAGGGACTTCGCCTCACAGGACGCTTCACCCATCATTCCGGGCATGCCGAGGAGATCTGCAGGGGTCTGACCAGGCAGGACTGGGATGCGGTGGTGGTGGTGGGCGGAGACGGCACGGTCCACGAGGCGGTCAACGGTCTGCTCGGGCCGGTGGGTGGGCAGACCCGGGACCCGCGGGAGCTGCCGGTCCTGGCGGTGATTCCGACGGGATCCGCCAATGTGTTCGCCCGGGCGCTGGGATTTCCGCCGGACCCGGTGGCGTCGACGAAGAGGCTTGCGGAGCTGCTGCGGGCGGATCTGCGTCGCACGATCTGTCTGGGCACGTGGAACGACCGGTGGTTCGCGGTCAATGCGGGTTTCGGGATGGACGCTGACGTCATCGCCCGGGTGCATGATGCGCGGCAGCACGGATTCGCAGCCACGCCCCTGCGCTACCTCCGGGTGTCGCTGCTGGTGTGGGCGAGGGCGCGGCGCGACCCGCCGCGCATCGACGTGCACGCGGTCGGCGCCGACGGGCGGGAACTGCAGTTGCGGGATGTTCCCCTCTTCGTGGCCTCGAACACCAACCCGTGGACTTTTCTCGGGCCGCTGCCGGTGGTGACCAACCCGCGCAACAGTTTCGATCAGGGGCTGGGGCTCTTCGGGCTGACCAGCCTGCGGGGGGTGCGGGGTGTGGCGAGCATGCTGCACCTGATCGGTTTCGGGCACCGGACTTTCTTCGAGGACTGGATCAGGGGGCGGACGGTGCAGTTCGACGACGCCGCCGATGTGGAGCTGAGGTGCCGGCGGCCGCAGGGTTTCCAGGCGGACGGGGAGTACCTGGGGGAGTTCGCCGAGGCCGTGCTGGGCAGTCGCCCGAACGCGATCGAGGTGTTCGCCCCGAAGCAGGCCTACCCCGTGACCAGGACGAGGTGGAAGGTGCTGCGGGACAGCGTCCGCATCCTCGGATCACTCACCCTGTACCGGACGCGTCGACGGGGGAGAGGTCGGCCAGGCGAACGGTGA
- a CDS encoding FABP family protein, producing MTQDPKNTPSDTPGDAAAAASAADSAATSGQQPGLSGSDAVNLAAEQSKSTAHRNIPPLSLGDLPLPDDTANLRHGPNIHDGLLAFLPLVGVWRGQGQADTETGGQYAFGQQIIFAHDGENYLTYESRIWKLDEEGNPVGPDHRESGFWRISPSDEIEIVCTHSTGVAEIFYGEPVNERAWQVESGSCMVTSTGPAGLGPGKRLYGLLPNNDLGWVDERLVDGAMKPRMSAQLTRVAG from the coding sequence ATGACTCAGGACCCGAAGAACACCCCCTCCGACACCCCCGGCGACGCCGCAGCCGCCGCGTCCGCCGCCGACTCCGCCGCCACCTCCGGCCAACAGCCGGGCCTGAGCGGCAGCGACGCCGTCAACCTCGCGGCAGAGCAGTCCAAGAGCACGGCACATCGCAACATCCCGCCGCTGAGCCTGGGCGATCTGCCCCTGCCCGACGACACCGCCAACCTGCGCCACGGCCCGAACATCCACGACGGCCTGCTCGCATTCCTGCCCCTGGTCGGTGTCTGGCGCGGTCAGGGCCAGGCCGACACCGAGACCGGCGGGCAGTACGCCTTCGGACAGCAGATCATCTTCGCCCACGACGGGGAGAACTACCTCACCTACGAATCGCGCATCTGGAAGCTCGACGAGGAGGGCAACCCCGTCGGCCCGGACCACCGGGAATCCGGTTTCTGGCGGATCTCACCGTCCGACGAGATCGAGATCGTCTGCACCCACTCCACCGGCGTGGCCGAGATCTTCTACGGCGAGCCCGTCAACGAGCGAGCCTGGCAGGTTGAGTCCGGCTCCTGCATGGTCACGTCCACCGGGCCCGCCGGGCTGGGCCCCGGCAAGCGTCTCTACGGCCTCCTGCCGAACAACGACCTCGGCTGGGTGGACGAGCGACTGGTCGACGGGGCCATGAAGCCCCGGATGTCCGCACAGCTCACGCGCGTCGCAGGCTAG
- a CDS encoding aminodeoxychorismate lyase yields MDSTSPIIYVVEPYGGSIRRHNPALPLIYWDDAAVTRGDGVFETLLIRDGHPANLQRHVDRFQASARLLELPDLNIGDWIDATRQAVEEWAGLTDDDAKCVWTYTRGRESTGRPSAWVTLSPIGEKVLRQRLKGVKVMTSPRGFTIDTSLPGVDEATEGGSPEPAPWLTVGAKTLNYAANMAALRYARSQGFDDVIYVDPRTGRVLEGATSTVITVRGDKRIRTPVPGGEVLPGTTQAALFEYANAHGWRCKAKDMTVQRLLDAESVWLVSSVRGAARVTEINGHRLPAPANEKAVRELIDAALGAE; encoded by the coding sequence ATGGACTCCACCTCCCCCATCATCTACGTTGTCGAGCCCTACGGCGGCTCGATCCGCCGCCACAACCCGGCCCTTCCGTTGATCTACTGGGACGACGCGGCGGTCACCCGCGGAGACGGCGTGTTTGAGACGCTGTTGATCCGCGACGGCCATCCCGCGAACCTGCAGCGACACGTGGACCGGTTCCAGGCTTCCGCACGGCTGCTGGAGCTGCCGGACCTCAACATCGGGGACTGGATCGACGCGACCCGTCAGGCGGTGGAGGAGTGGGCCGGGTTGACCGACGATGATGCGAAGTGCGTGTGGACCTATACCCGCGGCAGGGAATCCACCGGGCGCCCCAGCGCATGGGTCACGCTCTCCCCGATCGGCGAAAAAGTGCTGCGGCAACGCCTGAAGGGCGTGAAGGTGATGACCTCCCCGCGCGGCTTCACCATCGACACCTCTCTGCCGGGAGTGGATGAGGCCACGGAGGGTGGTTCCCCGGAGCCCGCCCCCTGGCTGACGGTGGGTGCGAAGACCCTCAACTACGCCGCGAACATGGCGGCCCTGCGCTACGCCCGCTCGCAGGGTTTCGATGACGTCATCTACGTCGATCCCCGCACCGGCCGGGTGCTGGAGGGGGCCACCTCGACGGTCATCACCGTGCGCGGGGACAAGCGGATCCGCACGCCCGTCCCGGGCGGCGAAGTCCTGCCCGGCACCACCCAGGCCGCGCTGTTCGAGTACGCCAACGCGCACGGCTGGCGCTGCAAGGCCAAGGACATGACGGTGCAACGGCTTCTCGACGCCGAGTCCGTCTGGCTCGTCTCCTCTGTGCGGGGCGCGGCGCGCGTCACCGAGATCAACGGCCACAGGCTGCCGGCCCCCGCCAACGAGAAGGCGGTGCGTGAGCTCATCGATGCGGCGCTCGGCGCCGAGTAG